The following are from one region of the Geoalkalibacter subterraneus genome:
- a CDS encoding HAMP domain-containing histidine kinase — protein MIFGENLGSCHLFDEKKADFYKSRIDTQIVEFFDAVYKELRIPLTTILCLVQLLLQKPEISNEERKNLLKLLEKKGLDISNFSEETFDIVHSAFGFGPRLRIRNIDVGECFSNLKNIIKNQPKQYKINLDIKNKDTKISVDKRKINSILETIISKFIDENKDGVKINIEGKTSNNSYILEIYTNNRELNTKTKKVNDKEFFRYKIDPINGKKILPSIFVAKKFAESQFSDLTPFDDTDKKEGWRLKMPISIYI, from the coding sequence ATGATTTTTGGAGAAAACTTGGGATCCTGCCACTTGTTCGACGAAAAAAAGGCAGATTTTTATAAAAGTAGAATCGACACCCAAATTGTTGAATTCTTTGATGCTGTCTACAAGGAGTTACGCATTCCATTAACCACTATTCTTTGTCTTGTCCAACTTCTTCTTCAGAAACCCGAAATTTCCAATGAAGAAAGAAAAAATTTACTTAAATTGTTAGAAAAAAAAGGCCTAGACATATCTAATTTTTCAGAAGAAACATTTGATATAGTACATTCCGCATTTGGTTTCGGACCTCGTTTAAGAATTAGAAATATTGATGTTGGAGAATGTTTTAGCAATTTAAAAAACATAATAAAAAATCAACCTAAACAGTATAAAATTAATTTAGATATTAAAAATAAAGATACAAAAATTTCCGTAGACAAGAGAAAAATTAATTCAATACTAGAGACAATAATTTCAAAATTTATAGATGAAAATAAAGATGGAGTAAAAATAAATATAGAAGGAAAAACCAGCAATAATTCATACATACTAGAAATATATACTAACAACAGAGAATTAAATACTAAAACAAAAAAAGTAAATGATAAAGAATTTTTTAGATACAAAATTGATCCAATTAATGGAAAAAAGATTTTGCCTAGTATTTTTGTTGCCAAAAAATTTGCTGAATCACAGTTTAGCGACCTCACCCCTTTTGATGATACCGACAAAAAGGAAGGGTGGCGTTTAAAAATGCCTATCTCTATCTATATATAA
- a CDS encoding helix-turn-helix domain-containing protein: MKEQEKITDIRPQIATLIGNKPPYSWASDVGIPKGSFFKIWNKGAAPLLPHLIQIADQEGVTLDWLITGKGRMYRGENFDEKNGAKPDAGQIKEGTHPNPHRLFPENFDSKLFKKVSKAVERIIDQKKVILPPKKISDINLLSYSDAFWKGKIINEDYINILVDLAS, from the coding sequence ATGAAAGAGCAAGAAAAAATTACTGATATCAGACCGCAGATCGCTACCCTTATCGGAAACAAACCACCCTATTCTTGGGCGTCTGATGTGGGTATTCCCAAGGGGTCTTTTTTCAAGATTTGGAACAAGGGTGCCGCGCCTCTGTTGCCTCACCTAATCCAGATTGCCGATCAGGAAGGGGTCACTCTTGATTGGCTAATTACAGGAAAAGGCCGAATGTACCGGGGGGAAAACTTCGATGAGAAAAATGGCGCCAAGCCTGATGCAGGACAAATCAAGGAAGGAACCCACCCGAACCCGCATCGGTTATTTCCGGAGAACTTTGATTCAAAACTGTTTAAAAAAGTTAGCAAGGCTGTTGAACGAATAATAGATCAAAAGAAAGTCATACTTCCTCCCAAAAAAATTAGCGATATAAATCTTCTTTCTTACTCAGATGCCTTTTGGAAAGGAAAAATCATCAACGAGGACTACATAAACATACTGGTAGATCTTGCTTCTTAA
- a CDS encoding IS1380 family transposase — protein MKRFIIEKSEEEFYSSHSGLALVGLCLNRFTSLTKRLGQLGPLKKGAISHADVLRSYIGLLCLGKSDFEAISGFRQDRFFKESFGLKGVPSEPTLRQRLEAQAETFQTIANFCVTEFLQKSGALFSAVSTGHVPVDIDVFTQDNSGTKKQGVSRTYHGYDGFAPIAAYLALEGWLLEIEQREGSQHSQKNFIPFLGRVLHKALSLTAAPLLVRLDSGHDAWETRMELASHERVDYILKWNPRGHSKTLWHRRAFAEGKLSQPRPGKRIAIFSVRDTHSWKDETGQKHELSCRRVIRVTERTIDKKGQLLLEPDITLEGWWTSLNLSAEKIIALYQDHGTSEQFHSELKTDMDLERLPSGKFEVNSLVMTCAALAYNILRFIGQIGLLGEKTPVRHPAKRRRIKTVIQELMCLAARMIETGRRLYLRFSRHSGASFQAFAGLYQRLAYG, from the coding sequence ATGAAACGCTTTATCATCGAGAAATCCGAGGAGGAGTTCTACAGCTCCCACTCCGGGCTGGCCCTGGTGGGGCTGTGCCTCAACCGCTTCACCAGCCTGACCAAGCGCCTGGGACAGCTCGGCCCACTGAAAAAGGGAGCCATCTCGCACGCCGATGTGCTTCGCAGCTATATCGGCCTGCTTTGTCTCGGCAAGAGCGATTTCGAGGCCATCAGCGGATTTCGCCAGGACCGTTTTTTCAAAGAATCTTTCGGGCTTAAGGGCGTTCCTTCCGAACCGACTCTGCGCCAGCGCCTGGAGGCGCAAGCCGAAACCTTTCAAACGATCGCCAACTTTTGCGTCACCGAGTTCCTTCAAAAATCAGGGGCGTTATTCTCGGCCGTGTCCACCGGCCACGTTCCTGTGGATATAGACGTCTTCACCCAGGATAATTCCGGGACCAAGAAACAAGGCGTCTCGCGCACCTACCATGGGTATGACGGGTTTGCCCCAATTGCCGCCTATCTGGCCCTGGAGGGCTGGCTTCTGGAGATCGAGCAGCGCGAGGGCTCCCAGCACAGCCAGAAAAACTTCATTCCGTTTCTTGGCCGGGTGCTGCACAAGGCGCTCTCGTTGACCGCCGCCCCTTTGCTGGTGCGCCTCGATTCCGGCCACGATGCCTGGGAGACCCGCATGGAATTGGCCTCCCATGAGCGGGTGGACTACATCCTGAAATGGAACCCCCGCGGGCACAGCAAAACCCTCTGGCACCGGCGGGCCTTCGCCGAAGGAAAGCTCAGCCAGCCGCGCCCGGGAAAGCGCATTGCCATTTTCAGTGTCCGCGACACTCATAGCTGGAAAGACGAAACCGGGCAGAAACATGAGTTGAGCTGCCGCCGGGTCATCCGCGTTACCGAGCGCACCATCGATAAGAAGGGCCAGCTTTTGCTCGAGCCCGACATCACGCTGGAGGGCTGGTGGACCTCGCTGAATCTGTCCGCCGAGAAGATTATCGCTCTTTACCAGGATCACGGCACCAGTGAGCAGTTTCACAGCGAGCTCAAAACCGACATGGATCTTGAGCGACTGCCCTCGGGCAAATTTGAGGTCAACAGCTTGGTGATGACCTGTGCCGCACTGGCCTACAACATCCTGCGCTTCATCGGGCAGATCGGCTTGCTCGGCGAGAAAACGCCAGTGCGACACCCGGCCAAGCGCCGGCGCATCAAGACGGTCATCCAGGAACTGATGTGTCTGGCGGCACGCATGATCGAGACCGGCCGACGGTTGTATTTACGCTTCAGTCGCCATAGCGGCGCGTCTTTCCAAGCGTTCGCCGGCCTTTATCAACGATTGGCCTACGGATAG
- a CDS encoding formylglycine-generating enzyme family protein: MRSYVVLVCLSVVMFLGQMSYADDDPSKEVETLIERTLKNMVFVEGGAFMMGDSEEEMIAAFGDMAFYYYLPCRDNRPAHKVVLNDYYLSKYEITFGGHDLYSAIAQLEPALPGEVGNPWRGGPDHPARVSWAQANDYCAWLGEQTGLPFALPTEAQWEFAARSRGKVVPFATDTGYVERGVNYPESAYWPGPVGQFPPNPLGLHDMSGNVHEWVADFYDPDYYSRSPVDNPQGPQSGESKVYRGGGTGNSPGGSSTIIRGEGRYTEEYSRAGFRCVINTSEPLPIHELATENNIQ; the protein is encoded by the coding sequence ATGAGATCGTACGTTGTTTTGGTATGTTTATCGGTCGTGATGTTTTTGGGGCAAATGTCTTATGCTGATGACGATCCTTCAAAAGAGGTAGAAACACTCATCGAGCGCACCCTGAAGAATATGGTTTTCGTAGAAGGGGGTGCGTTCATGATGGGAGATTCCGAAGAGGAAATGATAGCTGCTTTCGGCGATATGGCTTTTTATTACTACCTGCCATGCCGTGATAATCGCCCCGCTCACAAAGTCGTTTTGAACGATTATTACCTGAGCAAATATGAAATTACTTTTGGGGGACATGACCTTTATTCAGCAATAGCCCAGCTTGAACCGGCCTTGCCCGGTGAAGTGGGTAACCCTTGGCGAGGCGGGCCTGATCACCCAGCGCGAGTGAGTTGGGCGCAAGCCAATGATTACTGTGCATGGTTAGGCGAGCAGACCGGTCTTCCCTTTGCCCTGCCGACTGAGGCGCAGTGGGAGTTTGCCGCTCGCAGCCGCGGCAAAGTCGTGCCTTTTGCCACCGATACCGGTTATGTTGAACGAGGGGTGAATTATCCCGAATCCGCCTATTGGCCAGGTCCGGTTGGGCAATTTCCTCCCAATCCGTTAGGTCTCCATGACATGAGCGGCAATGTGCACGAATGGGTTGCCGATTTTTATGACCCCGACTATTACAGTCGGTCGCCGGTGGATAATCCCCAGGGTCCGCAATCCGGTGAAAGCAAAGTGTATCGAGGGGGCGGTACGGGTAATTCTCCCGGGGGTAGCAGTACCATAATACGGGGGGAAGGGCGTTATACGGAGGAGTATTCTCGAGCAGGTTTTCGTTGTGTCATCAACACCAGTGAGCCGTTGCCGATACATGAACTGGCGACAGAAAATAACATCCAATAA
- a CDS encoding formylglycine-generating enzyme family protein, producing the protein MMRFAVICLSFFLFAYLIAGGAPRADNGHAENVAVLIERTLKNMVFVEGGAFMMGDQKTTFINAFGEEEYGYYHPAYTDARPAHQVLLNDYYLGKFEVTFGEHDMFTAATGREPTEAEQMGKPWRQLDTPAYVNWQDAHAYCAWLGEQTGLPISLPTEAQWEFAARSRGKVVPFATDTGYIERGVNYPESMDWPLPPGQFPPNPLGLYDMSGNISEWVADWYAPDYYTRSPKQNPQGPQSGEKKVYRGGSVFNSPGGSSTVIRGKAKPDLPYASGGFRCAINTGEPLPVD; encoded by the coding sequence ATGATGCGATTTGCCGTCATTTGTTTGTCATTCTTCCTGTTCGCTTATCTGATCGCCGGAGGTGCCCCTCGGGCTGACAATGGTCATGCCGAAAACGTGGCGGTACTCATCGAGCGCACCCTGAAGAATATGGTTTTTGTAGAAGGGGGTGCGTTCATGATGGGGGATCAGAAAACCACCTTCATAAATGCTTTTGGTGAAGAAGAATACGGCTATTATCATCCGGCCTATACCGATGCTCGCCCAGCCCACCAAGTTTTGCTGAACGACTATTACCTGGGAAAATTCGAAGTGACCTTCGGCGAACATGATATGTTCACCGCCGCCACCGGGCGGGAGCCGACCGAGGCGGAACAGATGGGCAAGCCCTGGCGTCAGCTCGATACGCCCGCCTATGTCAATTGGCAGGACGCCCACGCCTATTGCGCGTGGCTCGGCGAACAGACCGGGCTGCCGATCAGCCTGCCGACCGAGGCGCAGTGGGAGTTTGCAGCCCGCAGCCGCGGCAAAGTCGTACCCTTTGCTACCGATACCGGTTATATCGAACGGGGTGTGAATTATCCCGAATCAATGGATTGGCCTTTACCGCCCGGGCAATTCCCTCCCAACCCATTGGGGCTCTACGATATGAGCGGCAACATCTCCGAGTGGGTGGCCGACTGGTATGCACCCGATTATTACACCCGCTCGCCGAAGCAAAACCCCCAGGGGCCACAGAGCGGCGAAAAAAAGGTCTATCGCGGCGGCAGCGTCTTCAACTCCCCCGGAGGCAGCAGCACGGTGATCCGCGGCAAGGCCAAGCCGGATCTGCCGTATGCGTCAGGCGGATTTCGTTGCGCCATCAACACCGGGGAGCCGTTGCCGGTAGACTGA
- a CDS encoding potassium channel family protein, with translation MKRRFCVIGVGNFGFHIADTLFDEGHEVVAIDVDSERIQQIQDHCSYALVGDASSKEFLSAQGVGEMDAAIVSTGERSHLSTLITLFLKELKVPRILVKAISEDHGRILERVGATDVIYPEKDMAIRIAHSLSSPNVMEYIPLAEEYSISEAGPPSHFIGRSLTDLDLRNKFQINVVAIKDVLTDEFIVVPKPDHVIKDSDVLIMIGKTEDIDKALAK, from the coding sequence ATGAAAAGACGCTTTTGTGTCATTGGGGTCGGAAATTTCGGTTTCCACATCGCGGACACCCTTTTCGACGAGGGGCACGAAGTGGTCGCCATCGATGTCGACTCCGAACGAATTCAGCAGATTCAGGACCATTGCAGCTATGCTCTGGTCGGCGATGCTTCCAGTAAAGAATTTCTGAGCGCCCAGGGAGTCGGCGAAATGGATGCGGCAATCGTCTCGACCGGTGAGCGTTCCCACCTTTCGACATTGATCACCCTCTTCCTCAAGGAACTCAAAGTGCCACGCATCCTGGTCAAGGCGATCAGCGAAGATCATGGCCGGATTCTCGAGCGCGTCGGGGCGACTGACGTCATCTATCCCGAAAAAGATATGGCGATAAGAATCGCCCATTCCCTGTCCAGCCCAAACGTCATGGAATACATCCCTCTGGCGGAAGAGTATTCGATCTCCGAGGCAGGACCGCCTTCCCATTTTATCGGCAGATCACTCACAGACCTGGACCTGAGAAACAAATTCCAGATCAACGTCGTCGCAATCAAGGATGTCTTGACGGATGAGTTTATCGTGGTGCCCAAGCCGGACCATGTCATCAAAGACAGTGATGTCCTCATCATGATCGGCAAAACGGAAGACATCGACAAGGCGTTGGCGAAATGA
- a CDS encoding TrkH family potassium uptake protein produces MKSLSSYKIKNPSPAQSLIIYYALAIFLGTLLLSTPLATQGPRLSFLDALFTATSAQCVTGLIVVDTGTRLSMFGQGVVLALIQIGGLGIMTFSVYLFIYLRVGVSLRGRRLIQDTLLHTPINSWRQLIKGVIFLTLIIEGVGAALLCAVFVPEQGWLDGTWCALFHSISAFCNAGFSLFSDSLVGYRANPLVNLTVMTLIILGGIGFLVIHEVLEFALGRRKKNARMSLHTRLVLITTFFLIIYGTAMIGFLEFDNALAGLPFMEGLWTSFFQSITARTAGFNTIDLNAFAAPTLFLLMFLMFIGASPGSAGGGVKTTSLALFFCIFYSRLKHSPYTNVFKRTIPNEAVTKALALVILAIILIGIALFSLLIAQETTAPMESAGKEFLSLSFETVSAFATVGLSMGATGELTAPGKMIVIALMFVGRVGLLTVAFAIAGTTRRHAPRYSEENVMVG; encoded by the coding sequence ATGAAATCTTTATCCAGCTATAAAATCAAAAACCCCTCCCCCGCTCAATCACTGATCATTTACTATGCGCTCGCAATTTTTCTCGGCACCCTTCTGCTCTCCACGCCCCTGGCCACTCAAGGACCACGGCTTTCATTCCTCGACGCACTTTTCACCGCCACTTCGGCCCAGTGCGTCACCGGCCTGATCGTCGTGGACACGGGCACCCGGCTGAGTATGTTTGGTCAAGGGGTGGTGCTGGCGCTGATACAGATCGGCGGGCTCGGAATAATGACGTTTTCAGTTTACCTTTTTATCTATCTGCGTGTCGGCGTCAGTCTCCGCGGCCGCAGGCTGATTCAGGACACGCTGCTGCACACACCGATAAACTCCTGGCGACAGCTGATCAAAGGGGTGATTTTCCTGACACTGATCATCGAGGGTGTCGGAGCGGCCCTGCTCTGCGCGGTGTTCGTTCCGGAGCAGGGGTGGCTCGACGGCACATGGTGCGCCCTGTTTCACTCTATTTCGGCCTTCTGCAATGCCGGCTTCTCGCTGTTCAGCGACAGCCTTGTCGGCTACCGGGCCAACCCCCTGGTCAATCTCACCGTCATGACGCTCATCATCCTGGGAGGAATCGGTTTTCTGGTTATCCACGAAGTTCTTGAATTCGCCCTGGGCCGGCGCAAGAAGAATGCCCGGATGTCCCTGCACACCCGTCTTGTCCTGATAACCACATTCTTTCTTATCATTTACGGCACTGCCATGATCGGTTTCCTTGAATTCGACAACGCCCTGGCTGGCCTGCCTTTCATGGAAGGGCTGTGGACCTCTTTTTTCCAGTCGATCACAGCACGAACCGCCGGTTTCAATACCATCGACCTCAACGCCTTCGCGGCACCCACGCTTTTTCTACTCATGTTCCTGATGTTTATCGGCGCCTCTCCCGGCTCCGCCGGAGGCGGGGTGAAAACCACCAGCCTCGCTTTATTTTTCTGCATTTTTTATTCGCGACTCAAGCACAGCCCTTACACCAACGTGTTTAAACGCACGATCCCGAATGAAGCGGTCACCAAAGCACTGGCACTGGTCATACTGGCCATCATTCTGATTGGAATCGCCCTCTTCAGTTTGCTCATCGCCCAGGAAACAACCGCCCCTATGGAATCGGCCGGCAAGGAATTTCTTTCCCTCAGTTTCGAAACCGTTTCGGCTTTTGCAACTGTGGGTTTATCCATGGGCGCCACCGGTGAGCTGACGGCACCAGGCAAGATGATCGTTATCGCCCTGATGTTTGTCGGACGTGTGGGACTGCTGACAGTGGCCTTCGCAATTGCGGGGACAACACGCCGGCATGCGCCTCGCTACTCTGAAGAAAATGTCATGGTGGGGTAA
- the tadA gene encoding tRNA adenosine(34) deaminase TadA — translation MHEVPTEMAEQEADAFYMRKAMDEAHAAEKLGEVPIGAVIVHQGRIIGSGFNRRETSNDPTTHAEMVAIREAAAHLDSWRLLDTTLYVTLEPCTMCMGAIILARIPRLVYACRDPRAGAVGSIYDFSRDERFNHRVAVTEGVLQEECSALLSGFFRQLREQKRKLKIEN, via the coding sequence ATGCACGAGGTACCGACAGAGATGGCCGAACAGGAGGCCGACGCATTTTACATGCGCAAGGCCATGGATGAGGCCCACGCCGCTGAAAAATTGGGAGAGGTGCCCATCGGAGCGGTGATTGTGCACCAGGGGCGGATCATCGGCAGCGGCTTTAATCGCCGCGAGACCAGCAACGATCCGACCACTCACGCCGAAATGGTGGCGATCCGTGAAGCGGCCGCGCACCTGGACTCCTGGCGACTGCTCGATACCACCCTGTATGTGACCCTTGAACCCTGCACCATGTGCATGGGGGCGATCATCCTGGCGCGCATTCCCCGGCTGGTTTATGCCTGCCGTGATCCACGCGCCGGTGCGGTCGGGTCCATCTACGATTTTTCCCGGGACGAGCGCTTCAATCACCGGGTCGCAGTGACCGAAGGGGTGCTGCAGGAAGAGTGCAGCGCACTGCTGAGCGGATTTTTTCGCCAGCTGCGCGAACAGAAGCGAAAACTCAAGATCGAGAATTGA
- the zupT gene encoding zinc transporter ZupT codes for MFEQNVLWAFGLTLFAGLATGIGSAAAFLAKKTNTRMLAIALGFSAGVMIYVSFVEILFKAKEPLVGSLGIRAGSWVTVGAFFGGMLVIGLIDKLVPSHENPHEAHRLEEIRGGSGPADDRLLRMGMLSALAIAIHNFPEGLATFTVALRDPTLGLPVAVAVALHNIPEGIAVSIPVFYATGSRLRAFQLSFLSGLSEPAGAMLGYFLLYPFMNDVLFGVLFASVAGIMVFISLDELLPGAHEYGRHHHALYGLVSGMVVMAVSLLLFL; via the coding sequence ATGTTTGAGCAGAATGTGTTATGGGCTTTCGGCTTGACCCTTTTTGCGGGTCTTGCAACAGGCATCGGCAGTGCGGCAGCCTTTCTGGCGAAAAAAACCAATACCCGCATGCTGGCCATCGCCCTTGGGTTCTCCGCCGGAGTTATGATCTATGTCTCGTTTGTGGAAATCTTATTCAAAGCGAAAGAACCGCTGGTGGGCAGCCTCGGAATTCGTGCGGGCTCCTGGGTCACGGTGGGCGCATTTTTCGGCGGGATGCTGGTGATCGGCCTGATCGACAAGTTGGTTCCAAGCCACGAAAACCCTCACGAAGCCCATCGTCTGGAAGAAATCCGCGGCGGCAGCGGCCCAGCGGACGACCGGCTGCTGCGCATGGGGATGCTCTCAGCGCTGGCCATCGCCATTCACAACTTCCCCGAAGGGCTGGCGACTTTTACCGTGGCGCTGCGTGACCCGACCCTGGGATTGCCGGTGGCGGTGGCGGTCGCACTGCACAATATTCCGGAGGGAATCGCCGTCTCGATCCCGGTTTTTTATGCCACCGGCAGTCGTCTGCGTGCTTTTCAGCTTTCGTTCCTATCCGGACTCTCTGAACCGGCCGGTGCCATGCTGGGATATTTCCTGCTCTATCCCTTTATGAACGATGTGCTGTTCGGGGTTTTGTTTGCGTCGGTAGCAGGCATCATGGTGTTTATCTCTCTCGACGAACTGCTCCCCGGCGCACACGAATACGGCCGCCACCACCATGCCCTCTATGGCCTGGTGAGCGGCATGGTGGTGATGGCGGTCAGCCTGCTGCTTTTTCTGTAA
- a CDS encoding multiheme c-type cytochrome — MMHWGKFFCFVFMSTLFLTGSSSDTWGAPAKPSQATETCLACHRAVTPGIVSDWENSYHSTSTPAAALEKAKRERRMSAAQVSDEVSGHVVGCAECHTANPDAHPDTFDHNGFKVHTVVTPADCAVCHPTEVDQYSHNIMAQAYGNLNHNPVYHDLVEMSIGTQKFANGELSVDPPNIDTESDACNYCHGTVVEFQGLEERSTGMGTMSLPKYSGWPNQGVGRINPDGTKGSCAACHTRHNFSIEMARKPYTCGECHKGPDVPAYKVYMVSKHGNIYNSHWKDWDFKAVPWVAGEDFTAPTCATCHASLVVTPTGEVISERTHQFNDRSAWRIFGLPYAHAHPKDADTTKIKNSDGLPLPTSLDGTPATEYLIDENEQNKRRATMKRVCSACHSEGWTNGHFERFENTIQIMNEKTLTSTGILLEAYNSGVANGLADGDSLFNEALEKKWVETWLFYANSTRFSSAMAGADYGVFANGRWYMNKTIAEMADWLEMLKKIHDDED, encoded by the coding sequence ATGATGCATTGGGGGAAATTTTTCTGTTTTGTTTTTATGAGCACACTGTTTTTAACAGGTTCCTCATCCGATACCTGGGGGGCGCCGGCCAAGCCGAGCCAGGCCACCGAAACCTGCCTGGCCTGCCATCGCGCGGTGACACCGGGGATCGTTTCCGACTGGGAGAACAGCTACCATTCCACGAGTACACCGGCTGCGGCATTGGAGAAGGCCAAGCGTGAGCGGCGCATGTCGGCTGCGCAGGTTTCTGATGAAGTTTCCGGCCATGTGGTCGGTTGTGCCGAATGCCACACCGCAAATCCTGACGCCCACCCGGATACCTTCGATCATAACGGTTTCAAGGTGCACACCGTGGTGACTCCGGCCGACTGTGCGGTCTGTCATCCTACCGAGGTCGACCAATACAGCCATAACATCATGGCCCAGGCTTATGGCAATCTTAACCACAATCCGGTCTATCACGACCTGGTGGAGATGAGCATCGGCACGCAGAAGTTTGCCAATGGCGAATTGTCGGTGGATCCTCCCAATATCGACACTGAGAGCGACGCCTGCAATTACTGCCACGGCACGGTGGTAGAATTCCAGGGGCTGGAGGAACGTTCGACCGGCATGGGGACCATGTCTCTGCCGAAGTATTCCGGCTGGCCCAACCAGGGTGTCGGGCGCATCAACCCTGACGGAACCAAAGGCAGCTGTGCCGCCTGCCATACGCGTCACAATTTCTCCATCGAAATGGCGCGTAAGCCTTATACCTGCGGTGAATGCCATAAAGGGCCGGACGTGCCCGCCTATAAAGTGTATATGGTCAGCAAGCACGGCAACATTTACAATTCCCATTGGAAGGATTGGGATTTCAAGGCCGTACCCTGGGTCGCCGGTGAAGATTTCACGGCACCGACCTGCGCGACCTGTCATGCCTCACTGGTTGTGACGCCGACAGGAGAGGTGATCAGCGAGCGCACCCATCAATTCAACGACCGCTCCGCGTGGCGTATTTTCGGCCTGCCTTACGCTCATGCCCATCCGAAAGATGCGGATACCACTAAAATCAAGAACAGTGACGGGTTACCGCTCCCGACTTCGCTCGACGGCACCCCTGCAACGGAATATCTGATCGATGAGAACGAGCAGAATAAGAGGCGCGCGACCATGAAACGTGTCTGCTCTGCCTGTCACAGCGAAGGTTGGACAAACGGGCATTTCGAGCGCTTTGAAAACACAATACAGATCATGAACGAGAAGACGCTGACCTCCACCGGCATTCTGCTGGAGGCCTACAACAGCGGAGTAGCCAACGGGCTGGCTGACGGCGACAGCCTGTTCAATGAAGCTCTTGAGAAAAAATGGGTAGAAACCTGGCTGTTCTACGCCAATTCCACCCGCTTCAGCTCGGCCATGGCCGGTGCCGACTACGGCGTGTTCGCCAACGGCCGCTGGTATATGAACAAGACGATCGCCGAGATGGCCGACTGGCTGGAGATGCTCAAGAAAATTCACGATGACGAGGATTGA
- a CDS encoding cation:proton antiporter regulatory subunit encodes MLFNIIESKVSAFLTEGINVFRRPLPAQLAGMTITESRIRPRTGCSIVALETESGQEPLVVPPPETRLAHGMKLILIGSPEQEEQYSRQFPHP; translated from the coding sequence ATCCTGTTCAACATCATAGAGTCGAAAGTCTCCGCATTCCTGACTGAAGGCATCAATGTCTTTCGCCGCCCGCTGCCAGCGCAATTAGCCGGTATGACCATCACAGAATCACGCATCCGCCCGCGCACCGGCTGCTCCATCGTCGCGCTCGAAACTGAAAGCGGGCAAGAGCCCCTCGTCGTTCCACCGCCCGAAACCCGCCTTGCCCACGGGATGAAACTGATTCTGATCGGCAGCCCCGAGCAGGAGGAGCAATACAGCAGACAGTTTCCCCATCCATGA
- a CDS encoding FadR/GntR family transcriptional regulator gives MRKHTLRFSPAKVGRAGEDVALQIEAAIIGGQIAPGEGLPSERELQNQFCTGRGVIREALRALKQKGLIEIRKGAHGGAYVKQIEVGQVSESLALFLKQNHISPEHLIEFRESIDRTITTLAIARATPEEKTALVEGAARLRQFLDVDEPDMDALSEMDRELNIRLARMTGNPIFEWVMQAIQLGFSSNDYALYQNRDYREKTIANWNDTAREIAAGEPLRALSFIGNHYVLLQRCVQEQRESRKGEIEPKDDGLE, from the coding sequence ATGCGCAAGCATACTCTTCGGTTCTCTCCGGCCAAGGTAGGGCGTGCCGGCGAAGATGTGGCGCTGCAGATTGAGGCTGCCATAATCGGCGGCCAGATCGCCCCCGGAGAGGGGCTGCCCAGCGAGCGCGAGCTGCAGAATCAGTTCTGCACGGGGCGCGGGGTGATTCGCGAAGCACTGCGGGCTTTGAAGCAGAAAGGGTTGATCGAGATCCGCAAAGGGGCGCACGGCGGTGCCTATGTCAAGCAGATCGAGGTGGGCCAGGTCAGTGAATCCCTGGCACTGTTTCTCAAGCAGAACCATATCAGCCCCGAGCACCTGATCGAGTTTCGCGAGAGCATTGATCGCACCATTACCACCCTGGCCATTGCCCGCGCCACACCGGAAGAGAAAACCGCACTGGTAGAGGGGGCGGCGCGTCTGCGGCAGTTTCTCGATGTAGACGAGCCCGATATGGATGCTTTGAGTGAAATGGACCGCGAGTTGAACATTCGCCTGGCACGCATGACGGGCAACCCCATTTTCGAATGGGTGATGCAGGCGATTCAGCTGGGCTTCAGCTCCAATGACTACGCCCTGTACCAGAATCGTGATTACCGGGAAAAAACCATTGCCAATTGGAATGACACGGCACGGGAAATCGCCGCAGGCGAGCCGCTGCGCGCCCTGTCGTTCATCGGCAACCATTATGTTCTTCTGCAGCGCTGCGTGCAGGAGCAGAGAGAATCACGCAAGGGTGAGATAGAGCCCAAAGACGACGGGCTGGAATAA